The Paenibacillus amylolyticus genome contains the following window.
AAGCATTACATATGACTCAACCGGCGGTAACGATGCAGATTCAATCATTGGAGGACTATTTCGGGACCAAGTTACTGCATCGTTCCACCAAAAAAATAGAATTATCCGAGGCGGGCCGGACGTTATTACCTCATGCCAAACGAAGTGTAGAGCTGGTTAGACAGACGGATGAAGCGATGTCGGCGTTTACCCAGATGTTACAGGGCCGCCTCCAGCTTGGAGCCAGTCTAACGATTGGGGAATACGTGCTTCCACGCATGCTCGGACCATTTGCACTTCGATACCCGGATATCTCAATCGTCATGAAAGTGATGAATACAACACAAATTATGGATGATATATTGAAGCACCAGCTTAATTTCGGTCTGATTGAAGCGCCAGTACACCATCCGGACATGATTGTTGAGCCTGTCATGCAGGACGAGCTGAAACTGATTGTACCTGCCGGACATGACCTGGCTAAGCGTAGCAAAGTGAATATTGAGGATGTCATGAATTATCCTTTTGTGCTGCGTGAGAAGGGCTCGGGTACCCGTCAGGTGATGGAAGACCAATTGCAAAAGAAAAAGATTGATCCACAGGATATGAATGTTGTGATGGAACTTGGCAGTACAGGAGCGGTAAAATCGGCCGTGGAGGCAGGGGTAGGCATTACGATGTTATCTCCTTCTTCCGTGCAGCATGAGCTGGCCCTGGGACTTGTTCATATTGTGGATATCCGGGGGCTTGAATTCAAACGGCAGTTCTATGCCATCCATCTTAAATCGTCCTTGTTGCCCCTGTCAGCCGTCGCTTTCCTGAACTATCTGCGGCAACAAGAGCAACCTGAGCCGGAACACAAGACGTGAAAGGCATAATAGTTGGCAAGATCAATGATAGATAAGATTTAATCACAATTCACTTTTGGAAAGAAAGGAGTTGCTAAGCGTGATTCAAAGCAATGGACGCTGTGATCTGCATACTCATAGTCAGGCCTCCGATGGAATGCAGCCACCGGCTGATAATGTGAAGCTTGCCAAACAAAAAGGGTTATCTGCGGTTGCTCTAACGGACCATGATACAGTAGCTGGTGTAGCGGAAGCACAGCAAGCGGGACAAGAGTACGGTATTGATGTTGTGGCCGGAGTGGAGATCAGCACACGGGCTGGCGGGAAAGATATTCATGTGCTGGGGTACTATGTGAATATAGAGGATGAGCAATTCCTGCAACGGCTGCGTGGATTACGAGAAGCGCGAGATGAGCGGAATCATCTGATTATCGCCAAGCTTCAGGAACTTGGGCTTGATATAAGCTGGCAGGAGGTACTGGAAGGGCTGGGACGTCCATTGGAGCCGGATGAGAGTATCGGCAGACCTCATATGGCTGATGTGCTGGTGAACAAAGGCTACGCTGTTGACATGCGGGATGCATTCGATCGGTATCTTGCTGAAGGCAAGCCTGGCTTCGTGTCTGTACCCCGTGTTGCACCCGAGGACGCGTGTGAGTGGATCAGAGCGGCAGGCGGAGCCGCTGTGATTGCCCATCCGGGTCTCTATAAGGATGATGAATTGGTACGTCGAATAATCGAAGACTCTCGTCCGGATGGTATTGAGGTGTTTCATTCGGACCATGGCCCGGAAGAGGAACGCAGGTACGCTGAGATGGCTAAGGAATATGATCTTATTGAGACAGGTGGATCCGATTATCATGGAGAACGGCAAGGTGTTGTTTTTCATGGGGATCTTGGCAGCAAGACCGTAACGGTAGATGTGTTGGAAAAGCTAAAAGCAGCTGCTTCACAGCAAAAAGGAGTATAAGCGTGAGGTATTAGAGCACCATCTGGATATAATGGATTCCTTCTTTACTAGGACAGATTTCAGGATCGAAAGAGTATAGGACATGGAAACATAGCAGACTAAATCTGCATGTACTCATGTCCTTTTTTGTATCGAAAAAGAGGTCTATGTGATCGAATAGTTGACCCAGTCGCCACGTGTAGCTCCAAGACGATCGAATAATCGCTGTGCCCGCTCATTGGTCACTGCAGTGATCCATGACATATAAGCACAGCCATGATCACGTGTGTATTGCTGGCAGTGTGCAAATAACTGGGCTTCTGCTTCGCCTTCTCTGAATGTTTCCGTAACAAAAAGGTCATTCATGATCGCGACACGCTCTGCTTTCATTGTGCTGTAGGTGAAGAACAGGGTGGCAAATCCGATAAGCTTCCCGTCCTCTTCTGCCACGAATTGAGCACCGATCTGCTGATTAAGCAGGTTATTGATCAAAAGCTGGATGGATTGATCACCTGGCCAGGGGTTGTTGTAGAATCCAACCACATAGTCATGCATTAATGCTGTCAGTGGTTTCAGATCATCCGGTTGAGTTTCTCTAATATGTATGGGCATGATACACTTCCTTAACAATAAAATTATTCGTGAGAATTGAATTATTATACATAAATTCGAATTAGTATTCAATCTAAAAAAAGGATTAGCTGTGCTTATCTTCATATGTATTTCCAAATAAATAACAAACTCCCCTGAACCGTTAATGCTCAGGGGAGTTTTCTTTGTTACTTTTACATCTCTATAATAAGTTGAATTAATCATTTACACGGTAACGGAGAGGACAGAAAAAACCTGAAAAAGCGAAGCTAAAAGCTTTCTGCAAGAAAGCTACTTCGGAAGCATAAGCTTCGCCTTTATCCGTAACAGCGATTGGAAGGTTATTCTGTCATCGTAGTGTCAGTGTAAATAAACTTAAATTTAACTTATATAGCCTTATCCATTTTTAATGGTGGATGGCAGACTCTTGATCAACTCGTCATCCGGCGTGACAAACAAGGTCTTCTGATGATCATAGATGACAAATCCTGGCTTCGCACCACTTGGTTTGCGTACATGACGGATAAACGTGTAATCCACTGGCACGCTGCTGGACTCCTTGGCTTGGCTGAAGTAGGCGGCAAGCTGTGCTGCTTCTTCCAACGTAGCTTCACCGAAGTCCGTACTGCGAATAACGACATGAGAACCAGGGATGTCTTTGGTATGCAGCCAGGTGTCGTTGGAAGAAGCGAGACGGTTCGTTACGTACTCGTTTTGCAGGTTGTTTTTGCCTACAAGAATATCAATTCCCTCCGAGGAGGTGAACTGGTGCACGGTCGGACGATCGTTTTTCTTCTTCTTTTTACCCTTTTTATTGCGATCACGAAGATACCCTTGCTGCACAAGCTCGTCCCGTATTTCCTCAATGTCGTTCATCGATGCAATGGACAACTGCTGTAACAGGTTATCGAGGTAGTCAATTTCGTCTTTGGTTTTGCCAAGCTGCTCATGAATGACAGCCAGACTGTTCTTGTATTTGTTATACCGCTTGAAATAACGTTGTGCGTTGTCAGAAGGAGTGAGCAGCGGATCAAGCTGAATGGTAATGTTGGCTTGGTCTTCATCGTAGAAGTTCACAAGCTCCACGCTCTTGTCCCCTTTGTGGACCTGGTGCAGAGAGGCAAACAGTAGCTCACCCCATAGTCTGAACTTGTCTGCATCATCAGCTTCCAGGAGGTCCTTGTTCAGGTTGTCCAGCTTTTTGATGTTCTTGCTTCGCTCATTCTGTAGAAAACGGAGCAGATCACTTACTCGCTGTTTAACCGTGTCCCGTTCAGCCTTGTCTCCGTAATAATCTTCCATACACTTGCTCATTGTGTCATAGGTTTTCTCCAGCTCCTGAATGCTCTGAAGATGAACCGCCGAGAAAATCATTTTGCCTTTGGCGTTCATTCCGGTTACAGGCGTGTAGATATGTTCTCTCACAGCTCCCATCACGGCTTGGAAAGCGTTCCAGAGTGCATCGGCCTCAACTCGGCTCTCTCCCTCATCCACAGTCTGAGCGCTCACGGTGTCTCCAGCAGCAATCCCACGGGCTGCAATCTCTCCCGCAATCAACGGGCTTAGACCGCTGAAGGAATTCACAAGCCAGCGTGATGCTTCGTCTTCAGTGGCATGATAGCTGTCCTCGAATGCTTCACGGCTTATTTCGAGCGGATTGCTTTTATGTTGTTCGGGTGGGGCGGTGTAAGAGAAGCCTGGCATGATGACCCGGTAGCTGCTGATGGATGGAGTCACATGATGAATACCATCCAGAATCGTTCCTGTAACGGGATCAAGCAAAATAATATTACTGTGACGTCCCATCAATTCAATGATGATCCGTTTAACCGAAACATCTCCCAGTTCGTCGCGCTGGCGCACATCGATATGGATGATACGTTCCATGCCGATCTGACGGATCTCCTCAATGATCGCACCTTCACAGTGCTTGCGGAGCAGCATGCAGAACATGGGTGCTTCCGTAGGATTCAGGAATGTCTTTTCCGTAAAATGCACACGCGGATATGTCGGACTTGCCGAAACAAGCAATTTGCTATTACCTCGTTGAGCACGCAGCGTGAGAACTACGTCATGGCCATTCGGCTGATGGATCTTGCTGATACGTCCACCAATGCAGCCTTGCAGTTCATGAACAATGGCCCGTGTTACGATGCCGTCCAATGCCATTTTTTCCACTTCCTCTCTCTATCGAGCATCTGTATATATCATGCCAAATGCTTCATCTATATAACAGAAACGTGCAACCAGGTATGTAAAAACAAGGACTGGCAGCAGATTCTTCGTTGCTTATCAGTTGAACGGTGATCAGGGTACTGCGCAGAACATCGCAGACTTTTATTTTAGCCTATTCTGTCCATCAGGGAAAGGATTCACCTTCCGGGTGCTAATCACAGACCTGTCCGAATACATATAGAGCAGGTAGTTTGTCCGGCATAGTGTACAGCCTGTCGACCAGCACGCCGGTGAAGCAAGTGAGCTTATTTAGCAGATGAAATACAGACTGGGAGGGAAACTTGAAGCATGGAACATACCAAGTGGCATCAACTTAGTGATGAAGAGCTTCGTAACACTCTTGGCGTCAGCCCGCAGGATGGATTGACGGATGAAGCTGTAGCAGAGAAGAGGAAAGTGGTCGGTTCGAATGAGCTGAGCGAGGGGAAACGCATATCTCCGATTACATTGCTCTTGAATCAGTTCAAGGATTTCATGGTGCTGGTGTTGATGGGAGCAACGTTGGTATCGGGATTGCTGGGGAGTATCTCGACGCGGTTACGATTGTAGCCATTATTGTATTGAATGCGATTTTGGGATTTGTACAGGAATTTCGGGCTGAACGATCTCTTCGTGCATTGAAACAGTTGTCTGCACCTCTTGCGAAAGTACTTCGTTCAGGCCAGGAAGTACACCTTGCCGCCAAACAACTTGTTCCCGGGGATATTGTTATGGTGGAGAGTGGGGACCGCATACCCGCTGATGTACGCTGGCTGCAAACGAACAGTCTGGATGTGGAGGAGTCGGCTCTTACCGGGGAATCGGTTCCCGTAAGCAAACATTGCCTTCCGATTGCCGATGAGGACGTTCCGCTTGGTGATCAGAAGAATATTGGTTTTATGGGGACCATGGTCACTCGTGGTACAGCCAAAGGTGTGGTGATCCGTACAGGGATGGAGACGGAGATGGGCAAAATTGCCGATCTGATCCAGAATACCGAGGAGCAGGAAACACCGTTACAGCACAGGCTGGAACAACTGGGCAAAATCCTGATTTTTGTCGCATTGGGATTAACCATTATGGTAGTTGTTGCAGGTATATTACACGGGCAACCAGCCGTTGGCATGTTTCTGGCAGGAGTCAGTCTCGCGGTAGCTGCCATACCTGAGGGTCTGCCGGCCATTGTAACCATTGCACTCGCACTAGGCGTGCAGCGGATGATCAAACGTAAAGCTATTGTACGCAAACTGCCTTCTGTCGAAACTCTCGGTTGTGCATCCGTAATCTGTTCGGACAAGACAGGCACGCTCACGCAGAACAAAATGACGGTAACGGATGTATGGCTGGAGGGACGCAGCATCAAGGTCACCGGGGATGGGTATGCACCGGAAGGACAGATGCTGGAGAACGGTCGTACGGTGGAACTGAAGAGTGACCAGTCGCTGCGCAGAATGCTCCAGATCAGCGCGCTTTGCAACAATGCCAGTATTGTGGAGAGTATTGCAAGCGAGGGGGCGAGCAAGAAAAAGGGCAAGGACAACAAAAAGGACGGCAAGAAAAACACGAAAAAAGGGGATTTCCAGGAAGAAACGGTTAAGCGAGACAACGTATTCTGGGAGTTGAAGGGTGATCCGACGGAGGGTGCGCTGGTCACACTGTCCTCCAAAATGGGTCTTACTCCTGATGGCCTCAAAGAGTTGTACACGCGGCAGCAGGAGTTTCCGTTTGATTCGGAGCGAAAACGCATGTCGGTCCTGGTCCAACATCAGGGAGGCCGAATGATCTACACCAAAGGTGCACCGGATGTGTTGATTGGACACTGCAGCTATATTTTGTGGGAAGGCAAAGTCGTACCTTTCACTGGAACATTGCGGCAGAAAGTGATGGCAACCAACGAGAACATGGCTGGTGCGGCACTGCGTGTCCTTGGTATGGCCTATCGTGAAGTGCGTCCGGAAGAAAAAGTGGCTGATGAACACGCCGCCGAGAGTCAGCTTGTATTCGTGGGACTGACAGGCATGATTGATCCGCCGCGTCGTGAAGTGCGAGATGCGATTGCAACATGCCGCAGGGCGGGGATACGAACGGTCATGATCACAGGTGATCATGGAACAACGGCAGAAGCCATTGCTCATCAACTCGGGATTCTTCCGCGCGGTGGTGCTTCCCTAAGCGGCCAGCAGCTGGCAGGCATGACGGACGACCAATTGGATAAACAGGTCGAGGGGATTTATGTATTCTCCAGAGTCTCTCCTGAACATAAGCTCCGTATCGTCAAATCTTTACAACGCAAAGGGCATGTCGTAGCCATGACGGGAGATGGAGTGAACGATGCTCCGGCGATTAAAGCGGCTGATATCGGGATCGCGATGGGTATCACAGGAACAGATGTCACGAAGGAAGCTTCGGCGCTTATTCTGAGTGATGATAACTTCTCGACGATTGTGGCTGCGATTGAAGAAGGTCGCAATATTTATGAGAACATTCGAAAATTTATCCGTTATTTGCTGGCATCGAACGTGGGTGAGATTTTGACAATGTTCTTTGCAATGATGATGGGTTTGCCACTGCCGCTTGTTCCTATTCAGATTCTATGGGTTAACCTGGTGACGGATGGTTTGCCTGCCATGGCGCTCGGGGTGGATCAGCCGGAAAAAGATTTGATGGAACACAAACCCCGTGGTGCCAAGGAAAATATTTTTGCCCGCAGACTGGGGTGGAAAATTGTCAGTCGGGTGTATTGATTGGACTATGTACACTCGGAGCGTTCTGGCTTACCCTTCAGGCTGCGCCGGATAACCCGGGCCAATTGATCAAAGCACAGTCTGTGGCTTTCGCTACACTCGTATTGGCACAGCTCATTCATGTCTTTGATTGCCGCAGTTCTCGCTCCATCTTCCATCGAAACCCACTGCAAAACAAATATCTCGTTTTTGCCGTGATTTCATCGGTTGTACTGATGCTGGTTGTCATGTATGTTGAGCCGCTGCAACCAATCTTCAAAACCGTACCGCTAGGTTTGCGTGAATGGGCGATCTGTATCGTTGCGGCAGGCATTCCAACGTTCCTTATGGGCGCAGGCAGCGTGTGGGGTGGTCGTCGTAACCGCCGTCGCATGGGTGGTTCTGGACGCTTCGTACCGAAAAGTACAAAGTTTTCAGCATAAAATCAATACCTTTTCCTTACCTATTTCGTTATGCTATCCTCAAAATGATTCGAAGCGGTGGCTTTGGCATTTTGCAGGATAGCTTTTTTGTGTACATGTTGAATATGAATTTCTATGGTAATCCTGTAGAGGAGCAAGAATATAGCTTTGGCAGCAGACTGCCAAAAGGAGTGGGCAAGAGTATGGAATTTACGAAAATGCATGGACTTGGTAACGATTTTATCGTTGTATTTGGTGAAAAGGAACTTCCGGCAGATGCAGCAGAATTGGCTGTGAAATGGTGCAACCGTTTCTTCGGTATTGGTGCGGACGGCCTGGTTTATATACTGCCTTCGGAGAAGGCGGACTTTCAGATGCGCATTATGAATTCGGACGGTTCGGAAGCAGAGCAGTGCGGTAATGCCATCCGCTGTGTATCGAAATATGTATACGATCATGGTCATGTCAGCCAGGAGCAGATTACCATTGAAACGATTGGTGCCGGGGTACAACCTGTAACTCTTAACATTCGTGATGGTAAAGTGGAAACGGTTCGTGTGGATATGGGTGAGCCGATCCTGGACGGGCTTCAAGTACCTACAACGGTAGATGCCAATCCCGTGGTTGATCACTACATTGAAGCGAACGGACATGCGTTCAAATTCACTGCCGTATCCATGGGCAACCCGCATGCGGTGATCTATGTTGATGATGCTGTTCATTTCGATCTCACAACTTGGGGTCCACTTCTTGAAGTACATCCCATGTTCCCGAAAAAAATCAATGTGGAATTCGCGACAGTTCGTGACCGCGGATATGTAGATATGCGTGTATGGGAACGCGGAGCGGGTCCAACACTTGCTTGTGGAACCGGCGCTTGTGCAACACTGGTATCCTCTGTTCTGAATGGGCATACGGATCGTACAGCTGTTATCAGCCTCAAAGGTGGAGATCTTCACATTGAGTGGAATGAAGCTGACAATCATGTGTACATGACTGGACCAGCCGAAGTTGTTTTCAAGGGAGTTACATCATAATTAAGAGAACAGTGTAACCCAAGAGGCCTGCGGGCCTCTTTTTTTGTTAAAGGACAGTGTGTGTCTCCTGTACAGAGACATATTGGGGGTTATGTGGAAGGAAAGTCCATATGAGCTGGATATTCAACAAAAACCTTTGTTTTTCTTCTTTTGGTAGCGTTTTTTGTGTTACATTAGTATGAAATTGATCACAGCTAGGCGGGGGAAAAGGGATGAAGGCGGATTTGCGCAAAGTTATGCAGGAACGAGTTCTGATTGGAGATGGGGCCATGGGAACGTTTCTGTACCAAATGGGATTCCCGGTGGGGATTTCATATGAAGAATTAAACTTGATTTCACCTGAAGTGGTGGCGGAAGTACATCGCCGTTATCGGGACGCAGGTACAGAGATATTTGAAACGAATACGTACTCTGCCAATTATGACAAGTTGTCCAAGTTTGGTTTGGAGTCCAAGGTGGAAGATGTGAACCGTACCGGCGTTCGTATTGCCAAAGAGGTGGCTGGAGCTGACGGTTATGTTCTTGGTGCAGTAGGTTCTATTCGCGGCGGTAAGCGGACGAACGTCTCCACAAGTGAACTGAAACGCTTCTATCAACAACAGATCTTTGCACTGCTTGATGAAGGCGTGGATGGCATTCTGCTTGAGACCTTCTATGATATCGAGGAAATGGATATTGCCCTTTTGCAAGCGCGCAAGCTAAGTGATCTGCCCGTGATCGGACAGTTCGCGGTAGAGGATGTAGGACACACACTGGACGGATATACGATGCCCGAAGCATTCCGGATCATGCGGGAGCAGGGTGCGGATGTGATCGGTTTTAACTGTCGCTCAGGTCCAACGGAATTATGCGTGCCATGGAAACCGTCTCCGGACGTATCGGTATTCCCATGTCTGTCTATCCGAATGCGGGTGCAGCAGATTATGTCGATGGTCAGTTCCGTTATGGTGCAACTCCGGAGTACTTTGGTCAGACAGCAGTGCAATTTGCGGAACTCGGTGCCCGTATTATTGGCGGATGCTGTGGTACAACGCCTGATCATATTACCGCCATGAAAGAGGCGCTCGCAGATTACGTGCCTTCGCCTATTTTGGAGCCTGATCCGTCAGAATCCAAACCGCGTATTGTGCTGCATGAACATCTGGATGAGCGCTCTGGACGTGGAGGTCAGCCTACGATTGTCGATCTGGTCAAGCAGCGTCACACAGTCATTGTTGAACTTGACCCGCCGCGTGACCTGGACATTGCCAAGTTCATGAAAGGTGCAGAGACACTAAAGGCAGCAGGCGCCGATGCCCTGACACTGGCCGATAATTCTCTGGCGGTTACACGGATGAGCAATATGGCGCTGGGGCATCTCGTTCAGGATCGCACGGGTCTCCGTCCATTGGTGCATATTGCCTGCCGTGACCGGAATCTGATTGGAACGCAGTCTCACATGATGGGATTTGATGCACTGGGTATTAATCATGTGCTCGCTGTGACAGGGGATCCTGCAAGATTTGGCGATCTGCCGGGCTCAAGCTCGGTATACGATCTGACCTCTTTTGAAATCATTCGCATGATCAAGCAGTTGAACGATGGGGTGGCCTTCTCGGGTAAACCGCTGAAGCAGAAAGCGGGCTTTGTCATCGGAGCGGCATTTAATCCCAATGTGAAATATCTGGATAAAGCTGTGCAGCGTCTGGAGAAGAAAATAGCTTCTGGTGCTGATTACATCATGACTCAACCTGTCTATGATCCAGAGCTGATAGTGGCAATGCATGAAGCGACCAAACACCTGGATGTGCCAATATTTGTCGGTGTAATGCCACTGGCAAGTGGACGGAATGCAGAGTATCTGCATAACGAAGTTCCCGGAATTCAGCTTTCGGATGAAGTGCGTTCACGTATGGCAGGTCTGGAAGGCGAAGAGGGCCGTGCGATGGGAGTAAAAATTGCCAAGGAACTGCTGGACGTAGCAACAGCACATTTCAAAGGCATCTATCTCATGACACCGTTTATGTTCTACGGCATGACGGCAGAACTGACTCAATACGTATGGGAGAAGTCGGAGCATCAATGTCCTACTTGTTTCAACCCTAATAATCAATTACAATAGTAAAACGGATGTGATGCCGATGTCATTCAGTATGACCGGATACGGTCAATCCGCCTTTCATTTTGGCGGCTATAAGGTACAATTAGAGATCAAATCTGTTAATCATCGTTATTGCGAAGTGATGATGCGTCTGCCAAGAGAGTGGACGTATTATGAAGACGGTTTGAGAAAAATCGTACAGAGTCGTTTGAAACGTGGGCGGATTGATGTTTATGTAATGAAAGAAAAAGAGGAAGACCAGGCTCTTCCCGCTGTTCTGAATGAACAGACGGTCAGGGCCTATCTGCAGGCTGCAGAGCAACTGGAAACCCAATATGGAATGCAGGGCAAACCAAGTATTGTGGATATGCTTGGACTGCCGGACGTCATGGTTCATTCGGATGGGACAAGTTCCATTCCCGAAGAGCAGAAGGACGAATGGGAGCGAGTACTGCAGGAAGGATTGAAAGAGGCTCTGTCCAGCCTTGAACAGATGCGCGCTCGCGAGGGTCTTCATCTGGCCAGTGATCTGGAACGACGGATTACCCGTCTGGAGTCACTGCATACCGAGATGCTTGATCTTGCA
Protein-coding sequences here:
- a CDS encoding PHP domain-containing protein, whose translation is MIQSNGRCDLHTHSQASDGMQPPADNVKLAKQKGLSAVALTDHDTVAGVAEAQQAGQEYGIDVVAGVEISTRAGGKDIHVLGYYVNIEDEQFLQRLRGLREARDERNHLIIAKLQELGLDISWQEVLEGLGRPLEPDESIGRPHMADVLVNKGYAVDMRDAFDRYLAEGKPGFVSVPRVAPEDACEWIRAAGGAAVIAHPGLYKDDELVRRIIEDSRPDGIEVFHSDHGPEEERRYAEMAKEYDLIETGGSDYHGERQGVVFHGDLGSKTVTVDVLEKLKAAASQQKGV
- a CDS encoding GNAT family N-acetyltransferase, with protein sequence MPIHIRETQPDDLKPLTALMHDYVVGFYNNPWPGDQSIQLLINNLLNQQIGAQFVAEEDGKLIGFATLFFTYSTMKAERVAIMNDLFVTETFREGEAEAQLFAHCQQYTRDHGCAYMSWITAVTNERAQRLFDRLGATRGDWVNYSIT
- a CDS encoding NFACT RNA binding domain-containing protein — translated: MALDGIVTRAIVHELQGCIGGRISKIHQPNGHDVVLTLRAQRGNSKLLVSASPTYPRVHFTEKTFLNPTEAPMFCMLLRKHCEGAIIEEIRQIGMERIIHIDVRQRDELGDVSVKRIIIELMGRHSNIILLDPVTGTILDGIHHVTPSISSYRVIMPGFSYTAPPEQHKSNPLEISREAFEDSYHATEDEASRWLVNSFSGLSPLIAGEIAARGIAAGDTVSAQTVDEGESRVEADALWNAFQAVMGAVREHIYTPVTGMNAKGKMIFSAVHLQSIQELEKTYDTMSKCMEDYYGDKAERDTVKQRVSDLLRFLQNERSKNIKKLDNLNKDLLEADDADKFRLWGELLFASLHQVHKGDKSVELVNFYDEDQANITIQLDPLLTPSDNAQRYFKRYNKYKNSLAVIHEQLGKTKDEIDYLDNLLQQLSIASMNDIEEIRDELVQQGYLRDRNKKGKKKKKNDRPTVHQFTSSEGIDILVGKNNLQNEYVTNRLASSNDTWLHTKDIPGSHVVIRSTDFGEATLEEAAQLAAYFSQAKESSSVPVDYTFIRHVRKPSGAKPGFVIYDHQKTLFVTPDDELIKSLPSTIKNG
- the dapF gene encoding diaminopimelate epimerase; translation: MEFTKMHGLGNDFIVVFGEKELPADAAELAVKWCNRFFGIGADGLVYILPSEKADFQMRIMNSDGSEAEQCGNAIRCVSKYVYDHGHVSQEQITIETIGAGVQPVTLNIRDGKVETVRVDMGEPILDGLQVPTTVDANPVVDHYIEANGHAFKFTAVSMGNPHAVIYVDDAVHFDLTTWGPLLEVHPMFPKKINVEFATVRDRGYVDMRVWERGAGPTLACGTGACATLVSSVLNGHTDRTAVISLKGGDLHIEWNEADNHVYMTGPAEVVFKGVTS
- a CDS encoding YicC/YloC family endoribonuclease, with translation MSFSMTGYGQSAFHFGGYKVQLEIKSVNHRYCEVMMRLPREWTYYEDGLRKIVQSRLKRGRIDVYVMKEKEEDQALPAVLNEQTVRAYLQAAEQLETQYGMQGKPSIVDMLGLPDVMVHSDGTSSIPEEQKDEWERVLQEGLKEALSSLEQMRAREGLHLASDLERRITRLESLHTEMLDLAPTVVSDYRNKLRQRLTEMQEEGSFPFDEHKLGMEIAMFADRSNIEEELTRLLSHFGQSRELLRSDEPVGRKLDFLIQEMNREVNTIGSKANHLALVNRVVEMKAELEKIREQAANIE